Sequence from the Candidatus Rhabdochlamydia sp. T3358 genome:
CTCTATTTTGAAAAAGCTATCCAGAGAATGCTTAATCTGCTGACCTTTGTAATCCCTATTTTTATCTCTGGATTCATCATGAAGTTGATCCACGATCAACTCATTCATACAATTATTTACGACTATTCTCTAATTTTTATACTAGTAGCTATTTCACAATTTATTTACATCGCATGCATCTATTTGGTATCTAATCGCTTTTGTTTATCTTCTTTTCTACACACATTTAAAAATATGCTCCCAGCTGCTCTTACAGGATTTAGTAGCATGTCAAGTGCAGCTGCCATACCTTTAACAATTATAGGCACTGAGAAAAATACTAAAAACCCTTCTTTAACTCGCTTAAGCACTCCCATAACCGTAAATACTCACTTAATCGGAGATTGTTTTGCGATTCCTATTTTTGCTTTTGCGGTTATGAAAAACTTTGGCGTTCCTGAACCCGCTTTTTTTGCTTACCTATTATTTGCTCTTTACTTTGTCATAGCAAAGTTTTCTGTAGCAGCTATTCCAGGTGGGGGAATTATTGTCATGCTACCTATCTTAGAGAGTCAACTAGGATTTACCACAGAGATGTCTTCTCTAATAACCGCTTTGTATATCTTATTTGATCCTGTAATCACTTGTGCAAATATATTGGGAAATGGAGGATTTGTATTAGCTCTTAACAAGCTACCTGTTTTTTCTCAATTAGCAAAAAACAGGTAGCAACGAACATTAAGCCTTAAAGTCTGTTTAAAGCTTTTTTTGCTAATACAGCTACTTAAGATTGCATCCAAAAACGTCTGCAAAGGTTAAATTCGAAAGAACAGCTCATCCTATGTATAGGAATCCTATTTATCTTAAATATAACAATAATTTAAGATCATTATCTGCTTTAAGGATGACTTAAAAATGCCTAAGAAAAAGCACTCCATTACCTTGTTAGAAGTTCTGATTGGTTTGATTCTAATGGGGATCATAGTGAGTTTTTTATTCTCTTTACTGAGGCAAACTCTAGAAAAAAAGCAGGAAATGGTTCAATTAAAGCAAATGATTTTTCCTCGTGAAATGATGCGTTTGAAAATGAACCAAATCATAAACTCTCTTGCTAAAAACGAGTCTGGCATCTACATAGATTCCTATGAAGATCATCCCTCATTGACTTTTTGCTATGAGAATAAAGATAAAGAGGTAAATTTCTGTGGAATGATCCACTCTATGCTTTATGTAAACGATCATAAACAACTTGTCTTAAGCACCTTTTCTAAACAAGATAGTAAAAGAGATGAAATTCTATTAGAGAATGTCCATGCTTTTACCTTTGAGTTATTTGATCAAACAAAAGCTATTTGGGAATCTGCATGGCTAAAAACAAAAGCACAACTCCCTGAAATGGTTCGTCTACATGTAAAAATAGATCAAGATATTTATGATCTGGTGTTGTTTGTTACAGAACAAAAAAACCCTATTACCTATAGTGTAAAATCATGAATGTACTCCCCTTTATTTTTGCCATCTTTGCGATTTTT
This genomic interval carries:
- a CDS encoding type II secretion system protein, coding for MPKKKHSITLLEVLIGLILMGIIVSFLFSLLRQTLEKKQEMVQLKQMIFPREMMRLKMNQIINSLAKNESGIYIDSYEDHPSLTFCYENKDKEVNFCGMIHSMLYVNDHKQLVLSTFSKQDSKRDEILLENVHAFTFELFDQTKAIWESAWLKTKAQLPEMVRLHVKIDQDIYDLVLFVTEQKNPITYSVKS
- a CDS encoding cation:dicarboxylase symporter family transporter: MFRKMPIILLAIILLILSIDRFIPLYLKQFVYSLSLSVKSLIVFMLPIMIFMLLFKTLSQLSRTATKAIFFLLIALCFSNFLSTMISSQIGSIIYQFDLCIKMPADQIALMPIWSFTLPKWIANDHAMFAGIFSGIFFSLFKPTLGLKISLYFEKAIQRMLNLLTFVIPIFISGFIMKLIHDQLIHTIIYDYSLIFILVAISQFIYIACIYLVSNRFCLSSFLHTFKNMLPAALTGFSSMSSAAAIPLTIIGTEKNTKNPSLTRLSTPITVNTHLIGDCFAIPIFAFAVMKNFGVPEPAFFAYLLFALYFVIAKFSVAAIPGGGIIVMLPILESQLGFTTEMSSLITALYILFDPVITCANILGNGGFVLALNKLPVFSQLAKNR